One window of the Colletotrichum lupini chromosome 9, complete sequence genome contains the following:
- a CDS encoding riboflavin transporter MCH5 yields the protein MTSRERNNCSEDEQQLEVGELVIVSLSIMSFFVSNTSSTLTALKLLPIYVRPSKQRCSLKSLQSEYKPGITKIATLGSKRRNYSILCHILQNSVFVNPQCRAITSSLVVDISEGFAHTVNGGNTGSPSPDPPQHSCKQANDASPSRRLLGANCNIFTHRRFPKPCPRVLASKLQMEKAASSEPGPETRQNASDPHQPDRFEERRISCASHPRTDLENFPERMAATTQGLSTTTSVADTGANPDDYPEGGRQALIVLFGAWCVLFCTFGLGNSIGVFQTYYVTDALREYSSSTISWITSFMQWTLNFMPIVWGFAFDKWGPRWLLICGSITYVFGIMMVSLGSEYFHFFLAQSIVCPIGASAVTSASMSCLVTWFHRRRATAFGIMMSGSSVGGVILPIMIPRMIESVGFPWAMRAVGFMFLSLLAIACFTVRSRLAPQTKPVDMKEYFRGIREPTMMSTVFGLFLVFWGLFVPYAFVILQAKAQGMDDGLVIYLLPIMHAVGLIGRVIPGLVADKIGRYNIMIILATLTGIACLALWIPIKSNAGILVFTAAFGFLSSGLTSIGPTLIAQISDIREIGARTGTAFAFQSFGALTGSPIASAIVDARGGDYLGLQLFCGFSILASAGVFASARYVQAVIVLHRASLGGRVG from the exons ATGACTTCT CGCGAACGAAACAACTGCTCAGAGGACGAACAGCAGCTCGAAGTCGGCGAATTGGTAATCGTTTCCCTTTCAATTATGTCTTTCTTCGTCTCAAATACTTCTTCAACGTTAACAGCGCTGAAACTCTTGCCGATTTATGTCCGTCCTTCGAAGCAAAGGTGCTCACTCAAGAGCTTGCAG AGTGAGTACAAACCAGGTATCACCAAAATCGCGACACTGGGCTCAAAGCGACGGAACTATTCAATTCTTTGTCATATCTTGCAGAATTCTGTGTTTGTCAATCCTCAATGCCGAGCAATCACGTCATCCCTAGTAGTAGACATTTCCGAAGGCTTCGCTCACACTGTGAATGGTGGAAATAC AGGATCGCCATCCCCAGACCCCCCACAACAT AGTTGCAAGCAAGCAAACGATGCATCCCCATCCCGCCGGCTTCTTGGGGCAAACTGCAATATCTTTACGCATAGACGTTTTCCGAAGCCTTGCCCCCGCGTTCTCGCGTCCAAACTGCAGATGGAGAAAGCGGCTTCTTCGGAGCCAGGGCCCGAGACCCGCCAGAATGCTTCCGACCCCCACCAGCCAGACCGGTTCGAGGAAAGGCGCATTTCCTGCGCATCCCACCCCCGCACGGATCTGGAGAACTTCCCCGAGCGGATGGCGGCCACCACGCAGGGTCTCTCGACAACGACATCCGTAGCTGACACCGGTGCGAATCCGGATGACTACCCCGAAGGTGGGAGGCAGGCCCTCATTGTACTCTTCGGGGCCTGGTGCGTTCTGTTCTGTACTTTTGGCTTGGGAAACAGCATTGGCGTCTTTCAAACGTACTATGTGACCGATGCCCTTCGCGAGTACAGTTCATCCACCATATCATGGATTACGAGCTTTATGCAATGGACTTTGAACTTCATGCCCATCGTC TGGGGATTTGCCTTTGATAAATGGGGTCCACGGTGGCTTCTCATCTGTGGATCGATAACCTACGTCTTTGGCATAATGATGGTCTCCCTTGGGTCCGAGTACTTCCACTTCTTCCTCGCCCAAAGCATCGTCTGTCCCATCGGCGCCAGCGCTGTAACGAGCGCGAGCATGTCATGCCTCGTAACATGGTTCCATCGTCGTCGTGCAACTGCTTTCGGCATCATGATGTCTGGGTCCTCTGTCGGGGGCGTCATTTTGCCAATCATGATCCCGCGAATGATTGAGAGTGTCGGGTTCCCGTGGGCGATGCGTGCCGTTGGCTTCATGTTTCTCTCTCTTCTGGCAATCGCGTGCTTCACCGTAAGGTCCCGCCTGGCACCTCAAACGAAGCCCGTGGACATGAAGGAGTACTTCCGGGGCATTCGGGAACCTACAATGATGTCCACTGTCTTCGGTCTTTTCTTAGTCTTCTGGGGTCTATTTGTTCCCTACGCCTTTGTTATCTTGCAAGCCAAGGCGCAGGGTATGGACGACGGTTTGGTCATCTACTTGCTGCCCATCATGCATGCCGTAGG CTTGATCGGGCGTGTCATTCCAGGCCTAGTAGCCGACAAAATAGGCCGCTACAACATCATGATCATCCTCGCCACCCTCACCGGCATCGCGTGCCTGGCCCTCTGGATCCCAATCAAGAGCAACGCCGGCATCCTAGTCTTCACAGCGGCCTTTGGCTTCCTCTCGTCGGGGCTGACCTCCATCGGTCCGACGCTGATTGCCCAGATCTCAGATATTCGAGAGATTGGCGCCAGGACTGGCACGGCTTTCGCGTTCCAGTCGTTTGGGGCGCTTACGGGGAGTCCGATTGCGAGTGCGATTGTCGATGCGCGGGGAGGGGATTATTTGGGTCTGCAGCTGTTTTGTGGGTTTTCTATTCTTGCTTCGGCGGGGGTGTTTGCTTCGGCGCGGTACGTTCAGGCTG TCATTGTTTTGCATAGGGCATCCTTAGGTGGACGCGTGGGGTAA
- a CDS encoding metalloprotease 1, with translation MRLKSLLTSFAGLATASLVLAQEKCGSEQPGPEAYEAAVSFRAAQRAEGLSASFLHKRAEGLLVSTYLHVIEDEAHRGFVTDTMISDQMRVLNDTFAPHNIQFLVKEITHTVNDAWTTQARIKEKAETLRRGAYDDLNIYFETGMMTNPNSATGICSFPVEDPWNTGINGTSWYTFDGCHVSVGTMPGGPGVPWDPEDNLGKTATHEVGHWFGLFHVFEGFDCEGEGDLIDDTPATKVATVGCPASQDSCPEKPGVDPIHNYMDYTKHACLSEFTPLQEERMYRSFNTLRLGR, from the exons ATGAGATTGAAGTCCCTGCTGACCAGCTTTGCCGGCTTGGCGACGGCATCACTAGTACTGGCCCAGGAGAAGTGCGGTTCAGAGCAGCCAGGGCCCGAAGCCTATGAAGCTGCCGTGTCTTTCCGCGCAGCCCAGCGTGCAGAAGGGCTATCAGCTTCATTCCTTCATAAGCGCGCGGAGGGCCTGCTCGTTTCGACGTATCTGCATGTTATCGAAGACGAGGCTCATAGAGGGTTTGTCACCGATACGATGATCAGCGATCAG ATGAGGGTTCTCAACGACACCTTCGCCCCTCACAATATCCAATTCCTCGTCAAAGAAATTACCCACACGGTGAACGACGCCTGGACAACACAAGCCCGCATCAAGGAGAAAGCAGAGACACTCCGTCGAGGCGCCTATGACGACCTCAACATCTACTTCGAGACAGGCATGATGACCAACCCCAACTCCGCGACGGGAATCTGCAGCTTCCCCGTTGAGGACCCCTGGAACACGGGCATTAATGGCACATCGTGGTATACCTTCGACGGCTGCCACGTCAGTGTCGGCACGATGCCCGGCGGGCCGGGGGTGCCGTGGGACCCGGAGGATAACTTGGGCAAGACGGCGACGCATGAGGTAGGGCACTGGTTTGGGCTTTTCCATGTGTTTGAGGGGTTTGATTGTGAAGGAGAAGGTGACTTGATTGATGATACGCCGGCGACCAAGGTTGCTACTGTTGGGTGTCCGGCGAGTCAAGATTCTTGTCCTGAGAAGCCTGGAGTGGATCCCATTCATAATTATATGGATTACACGAAGCATGCATG TCTTTCGGAGTTTACTCCTTTGCAGGAAGAACGCATGTATCGATCTTTCAACACCTTAAGGCTAGGTCGATAA
- a CDS encoding major facilitator superfamily transporter, translating into MVLFRLHVFDLTSLKGAHILPAFSNTVDLRSNQPPAIPTFPTGNGTISPHSAAAKSGTPQPPVKMATHRSSIEKNDAVFEHRPSGEAHLEKVPEAIEVGPYRVYGLSTEDADFFNNYPEEKRKKTFHKVDVRLIPMLALLYLICHIDRANIGNAKIEGMVEDLGMTGVQYNTVLSIFFIPYVLFEVPSNIILKKVKRPSFYLGTLTLCWGIIMTCTGLVRNFGGLMVTRILLGVFEAGFFPGAIYLTSYWYMPKDLAVRISYFYCASALSGAFSGLLAAAIAEMDGVAGLEGWRWIFILEGLATVVMGACCFFFLIDTPTLSKRWLEPEEIRYLELSIFIKSGGGAREEAGAGGKVNWRDLKMNLTNWRIYVQAYFLVCQSALSYGIKFTLPTITKAMGFANTQAQLLSAPPYVAAAISAITFAKISDRFFWRMPFLAIPLAIVAIAYAIILSLNGALEAKKGVAYFSVVLAVVGIYPIQAAAASWNANNIAPASRRAIGIALMNCVGNVGGIVGSFMYLESEKPKYPTGFGLSLAFGGSGLIVALLLEWSYKSANARKAAIAEEAKTKYTEEELFNLGDRSPLFKYVL; encoded by the exons ATGGTGCTTTTCCGTCTCCACGTCTTTGATCTCACATCTCTCAAAGGAGCCCACATACTG CCAGCTTTCTCCAATACCGTCGACCTGCGCTCGAACCAGCCTCCTGCAAT TCCGACATTTCCGACTGGCAATGGCACCATTTCCCCGCACTCTGCGGCTGCCAAGTCTGGG ACACCACAACCTCCCGTCAAAATGGCCACCCACAGGAGCTCCATCGAGAAGAACGATGCCGTTTTTGAACACAGACCTTCTGGAGAGGCTCATCTCGAAAAGGTGCCTGAAGCCATCGAAGTTGGTCCCTACCGCGTGTATGGATTGTCCACTGAAGATGCCGATTTCTTCAACAACTACCCCgaagagaagaggaagaagacttTCCATAAG GTTGACGTTCGTCTGATTCCCATGCTGGCTCTGCTTTACTTGATCTGCCACATCGATCGCGCCAATATCGGTAACGCCAAGATTGAAGGCATGGTTGAGGACCTAGGCATGACTGGTGTGCAGTACAACACTGTGCTATCTATCT TCTTCATCCCCTATGTCCTCTTCGAAGTTCCTAGCAACATCATCCTCAAGAAAGTCAAGCGTCCTTCGTTCTACCTCGGCACTCTTACCCTCTGCTGGGGTATCATCATGACCTGCACGGGACTGGTTCGTAACTTTGGTGGATTGATGGTAACTCGCATTCTTCTCGGCGTCTTTGA GGCTGGTTTCTTCCCCGGTGCAATTTACCTGACTTCTTACTGGTACATG CCCAAAGATCTCGCGGTCCGAATTTCGTACTTCTACTGCGCCAGCGCCTTGTCAGGAGCCTTCTCCGGtctcctcgccgccgccatcGCTGAAATGGACGGTGTTGCCGGCCTCGAAGGCTGGCGTTGGATCTTCATCCTCGAGGGTCTCGCCACCGTCGTCATGGGTGCCTgctgcttcttcttcctgaTCGACACCCCGACCCTCTCAAAGCGCTGGCTCGAGCCCGAGGAGATCCGGTACCTGGAGCTCTCCATCTTCATCAAGTCGGGCGGCGGTGCTCGCGAGGAggccggcgccggcggcaAGGTCAACTGGAGGGATCTCAAGATGAACTTGACCAACTGGAGGATCTACGTCCAGGCGTACTTTTTGGTGTGCCAGTCGGCTCTGTCGTACGGTATCAAGTTCACCCTGCCCACCATCACCAAGGCTATGGGATTCGCGAATACACAGGCCCAGCTTCTCTCTGCGCCGCCTTACGTCGCTGCCGCCATTTCGGCCATTACCTTCGCCAAGATTTCTGATCGGTTCTTTTGGCGTATGCCCTTCTTGGCGATCCCTCTCGCCATCGTCGCTATTGCGTACGCCATCATTCTCTCCCTAAACGGAGCGCTCGAGGCGAAGAAGGGAGTCGCCTACTTCTCCGTCGTCCTTGCAGTCGTCGGCATCTACCCCATTCAAGCCGCGGCCGCGTCGTGGAACGCCAACAACATCGCCCCGGCCTCCCGAAGAGCGATTGGTATCGCGCTGATGAACTGCGTGGGTAACGTCGGTGGCATTGTGGGTAGTTTCATGTACCTTGAGAGCGAGAAGCCCAAGTACCCTACCGGCTTTGGCTTGAGTTTGGCCTTTGGTGGATCTGGACTGATCGTGGCTCTCTTGCTCGAGTGGAGTTACAAGTCGGCCAACGCACGCAAGGCTGCGATCGCGGAGGAGGCGAAGACGAAGTACACTGAGGAGGAGTTGTTCAACTTGGGAGATAGGTCGCCCTTGTTCAAGTATGTGCTTTGA